In Neisseria brasiliensis, the following proteins share a genomic window:
- a CDS encoding peptidase, which yields MELKKLVKISNIIGLISILLLMYWVFAFVLIEVFGLKVFREHMTGMFGLSILGILALMAGALMLNIMANLTRIAERGQEVAVASSKKLIYGVLLVFPVLAAILFGGNYQTIQQKHQLLEHSAQSLIQDNQQQVAWLADYRFAPEQFQTAKEILTLLNKQDSSFTQVSLIVPDQINGKAVLLNLSLDKMAYLGDKTQLAGKSDFLYATDLAEREYLNTAFQQQANTPRFDYANGHYVLLYPYQKDGETVGVLRLSDYQAYGKLGS from the coding sequence ATGGAACTCAAAAAATTAGTCAAAATCAGCAACATCATCGGCCTGATTTCGATATTGTTGTTGATGTATTGGGTGTTTGCATTTGTGTTGATTGAAGTGTTTGGGCTGAAAGTTTTCCGTGAACATATGACCGGCATGTTCGGCTTGAGCATTTTGGGTATTTTGGCTTTGATGGCCGGCGCATTGATGTTGAATATCATGGCTAATTTAACGCGCATTGCCGAGCGTGGGCAGGAAGTGGCCGTTGCCAGCAGTAAGAAACTGATTTATGGCGTATTGCTGGTGTTTCCTGTGTTGGCGGCAATTTTATTCGGCGGAAATTACCAGACCATTCAGCAAAAGCATCAGTTGTTAGAACATTCTGCGCAAAGCCTGATTCAAGATAATCAGCAACAAGTGGCATGGCTTGCGGATTATCGTTTTGCGCCCGAACAGTTTCAGACGGCCAAAGAGATTTTGACCCTGCTGAACAAACAAGACAGCTCGTTTACTCAGGTTTCCTTGATTGTGCCTGATCAGATTAATGGCAAAGCGGTGTTGCTGAACTTAAGTCTGGATAAAATGGCTTATTTGGGTGACAAAACTCAATTGGCCGGTAAAAGTGATTTTCTTTATGCCACCGATTTGGCCGAGCGCGAATATTTAAACACTGCCTTTCAACAACAAGCCAATACGCCGCGTTTTGATTATGCAAATGGACATTATGTTTTGCTTTACCCTTATCAAAAAGACGGTGAAACCGTGGGCGTGCTGCGTTTGAGTGATTATCAGGCTTATGGCAAATTAGGCAGTTAA
- a CDS encoding proline--tRNA ligase, with product MKASQFFISTLKEAPAEASLASHQLMLRAGLIKSVASGLYTWMPMGLRVLRKVENVVREEMNRAGSVELLMPVVQPAELWQESGRWEFYGKELLRLKDRKDADFCMGPTCEEVITDIVRKEISSYKQLPKNFYHIQTKFRDEIRPRFGVMRAREFVMKDAYSFHADFESLQATYQDMYDAYCRVFNRLGLDFRPVAADTGSIGGTGSHEFQVLADSGEDVIAYSDASDYAANIELAPTLPLSGERAAAQATLDKVHTPNVKTIAALVEFLNIPIEQTLKSIVVEGEEEGEIVLLLLRGDHEFNDIKAEKLAGVKSPLSMAAPEAILAQFGANGGSLGPVGFKGKIYADFATEKGADWVIGANEDDYHYTGFNFGRDSAEPEFVDLRNVVEGDASPDGQGRLKLARGIEVGHVFQLRDKYSKALNAAFLDNNGKSQIMEMGCYGIGVTRVVAAAIEQNHDERGIIWTPAMAPFEVVIVPMNYKKSEAVREAADRIYAELQAQGVDVLLDDRDERAGVLLNDSELLGIPHRIVIGDRGLKEGNVEYAQRRDTESQSIASGDVVAQVVAALKA from the coding sequence ATGAAAGCCAGTCAATTTTTTATCTCTACTTTAAAAGAAGCACCTGCGGAAGCTTCGCTTGCCAGCCATCAATTAATGCTGCGTGCCGGTTTGATTAAATCGGTGGCGTCGGGTTTGTATACTTGGATGCCGATGGGCTTACGCGTGTTGCGTAAGGTGGAAAACGTGGTGCGCGAGGAAATGAATCGTGCCGGCAGTGTGGAATTGCTGATGCCGGTGGTGCAGCCTGCTGAATTGTGGCAGGAATCTGGCCGCTGGGAGTTTTACGGTAAGGAATTGCTGCGCTTGAAAGACCGTAAAGATGCTGATTTCTGTATGGGGCCGACTTGTGAAGAAGTGATTACGGATATTGTGCGCAAGGAAATCAGCAGCTATAAGCAATTGCCAAAGAATTTTTACCATATCCAAACCAAATTCCGTGATGAAATCCGCCCGCGTTTCGGTGTGATGCGCGCGCGTGAGTTTGTGATGAAAGATGCGTATTCGTTCCATGCGGATTTTGAGTCTTTGCAGGCCACTTATCAGGATATGTATGACGCTTATTGCCGCGTGTTCAACCGTTTGGGCTTGGATTTCCGGCCTGTTGCAGCGGATACGGGCAGTATTGGCGGTACCGGTTCGCATGAATTCCAAGTGTTGGCTGACAGCGGTGAAGACGTGATTGCCTATAGCGATGCGTCTGATTACGCGGCCAATATTGAATTGGCGCCGACGCTGCCTTTGAGCGGTGAGCGTGCGGCAGCGCAAGCGACATTGGATAAGGTTCATACGCCGAATGTGAAAACGATTGCGGCGTTGGTGGAATTTTTAAATATTCCGATTGAGCAAACGCTGAAATCGATCGTGGTTGAAGGCGAGGAAGAGGGCGAAATCGTGTTGCTGCTGTTGCGCGGCGATCATGAGTTTAACGACATTAAAGCGGAAAAATTGGCCGGTGTGAAATCGCCTTTGAGCATGGCGGCTCCGGAAGCGATTTTGGCGCAATTTGGTGCCAATGGTGGTTCGCTGGGGCCGGTTGGCTTTAAGGGCAAGATTTATGCCGATTTCGCCACTGAAAAAGGTGCGGATTGGGTGATTGGCGCCAATGAAGACGACTACCACTATACCGGCTTTAACTTCGGCCGCGATTCGGCAGAGCCTGAATTTGTTGATTTGCGTAATGTGGTGGAGGGCGATGCCAGCCCGGATGGACAAGGCCGTCTGAAACTGGCGCGCGGCATTGAAGTGGGACATGTGTTCCAATTGCGCGATAAATATTCTAAAGCCTTGAATGCCGCTTTCTTGGACAACAACGGTAAATCGCAAATCATGGAAATGGGTTGCTACGGCATCGGTGTGACGCGTGTGGTGGCAGCAGCCATTGAGCAAAACCATGACGAACGCGGCATCATTTGGACACCAGCCATGGCGCCATTTGAAGTGGTGATTGTGCCGATGAACTACAAAAAATCTGAAGCGGTGCGTGAAGCGGCTGACCGCATTTATGCCGAACTGCAAGCGCAGGGTGTGGATGTGTTGCTGGACGATCGTGATGAGCGCGCCGGTGTGTTGCTGAACGATTCTGAATTGTTGGGCATTCCGCATCGTATCGTGATTGGCGACCGTGGTTTGAAAGAAGGCAATGTAGAATATGCGCAACGCCGTGATACCGAATCGCAAAGCATTGCGTCTGGTGATGTGGTGGCGCAAGTTGTAGCGGCGCTGAAAGCTTAA
- a CDS encoding ABC transporter permease subunit, whose translation MHKQKLSWFLKLMLFISLAFLYIPLFVLVIYSFNESKLVTVWGGFSTKWYSALMQNSTILEAAWLSLRIAVVSSLAAVVLGTLAGYAMARIKRFRGNTLFAGMVSAPMVMPDVITGLSMLLLIIQVQMFLQNSEWLQALYFDRGFFTIFLGHTTLCMAYITVVIRSRLIELDQSLEEAAMDLGARPLKIFFVITLPLIAPAIASGFLLGITLSLDDLVITSFLSGPGSSTLPQVIFSKIKLGLDPQMNVLATIFIAVIGTLVILGNYWMMRQATKRDREAAEAYRQEKAAIQ comes from the coding sequence ATGCATAAACAAAAATTATCTTGGTTCTTAAAGCTGATGCTGTTTATTTCATTGGCGTTTTTGTATATCCCGCTGTTTGTGTTAGTGATTTACTCATTCAATGAATCCAAACTGGTAACGGTTTGGGGCGGCTTCTCCACCAAATGGTACTCAGCCCTGATGCAAAACAGCACCATCTTGGAAGCTGCTTGGTTGTCGCTGCGTATTGCTGTGGTTTCATCATTGGCCGCGGTGGTACTCGGCACACTGGCCGGCTATGCCATGGCACGCATCAAGCGTTTCCGCGGCAACACCTTGTTTGCCGGCATGGTTTCCGCGCCGATGGTGATGCCGGATGTAATTACCGGCTTGTCGATGTTGCTGCTGATTATTCAGGTGCAGATGTTCCTGCAAAACAGTGAATGGCTGCAAGCGCTCTACTTCGACCGTGGTTTTTTCACCATTTTCTTGGGTCACACCACCTTATGTATGGCCTACATCACCGTGGTGATTCGCTCGCGTTTGATTGAATTGGATCAATCACTGGAAGAAGCGGCCATGGACTTAGGTGCACGCCCACTGAAAATCTTCTTCGTGATTACCCTGCCACTGATTGCGCCTGCGATTGCTTCCGGCTTCCTGCTGGGCATTACCTTGTCGCTGGATGACTTGGTGATTACATCGTTCTTGTCGGGCCCTGGTTCTTCAACCTTACCGCAAGTGATTTTCTCCAAAATCAAACTGGGCTTAGATCCGCAGATGAACGTATTGGCAACCATCTTTATTGCTGTGATCGGTACGCTGGTTATCCTTGGCAACTATTGGATGATGCGCCAAGCCACCAAGCGTGATCGTGAAGCTGCCGAAGCTTACCGTCAAGAAAAAGCAGCTATTCAATAA
- a CDS encoding S41 family peptidase, whose product MSKSTLKKVALYTLGAFSGVALSLSVQSIAAEKSAKDESLPVKSIRTMAEVYGQIKANYYQDKSDEELFEGAMKGMVAGLDPHSEYMDKKGYSDLKENTSGEFGGLGMEIGQEDGFIKVVAPIEDTPAERAGVKSGDFIVKIDNTSTRGLTVSEAVKKMRGKPGTKITLTLSRKNADKPIVVNLTRAIIKVKSVRHHLLEPGYGYIRVTQFQERTIAGVNDAAKDLTKQNGAPLKGLILDLRDDPGGLLNGAVGVSAAFLPNDVNVVSTKGRDGKAGMVLKATPEDYILSSGKDPLDGLPAELKTIPMTVLINSGSASASEIVAGALQDHKRAVVVGTQSFGKGSVQTVIPLSNGSAVKLTTALYYTPNDRSIQAQGIVPDVEVKDKDRAYESREADLIGHIGNPLGGADVNSSNEIPETVEEALKQEAKPKTDKEKEEDIIARRTPNPAKDDQLRKALDLVKNPTEWQKSLGLAAKKPAPKKDDKKEDKE is encoded by the coding sequence ATGTCAAAATCCACTTTGAAAAAAGTTGCACTTTACACCTTGGGCGCGTTCAGCGGCGTGGCACTCAGCCTCAGCGTTCAAAGCATTGCCGCCGAAAAAAGCGCTAAAGACGAATCTTTACCGGTAAAATCCATCCGCACCATGGCCGAAGTTTACGGCCAAATCAAAGCCAATTATTACCAAGACAAATCCGATGAAGAATTATTCGAAGGCGCGATGAAAGGCATGGTTGCCGGCCTTGACCCACATTCGGAATACATGGATAAAAAAGGCTATTCCGACCTGAAAGAAAACACCAGCGGCGAATTTGGCGGCTTAGGCATGGAAATCGGCCAAGAAGACGGCTTCATCAAAGTAGTTGCCCCGATTGAAGACACACCGGCCGAGCGTGCCGGCGTAAAAAGCGGCGACTTCATTGTCAAAATCGACAATACTTCAACCCGTGGCCTGACCGTAAGCGAAGCGGTGAAAAAAATGCGCGGCAAACCGGGCACCAAAATCACCCTGACCCTGTCGCGTAAAAATGCCGACAAACCAATTGTGGTGAATCTGACCCGCGCCATCATCAAAGTGAAAAGCGTACGCCATCACCTGCTAGAACCGGGCTACGGCTACATCCGCGTGACCCAGTTCCAAGAGCGCACCATCGCGGGCGTGAATGATGCTGCAAAAGATTTAACCAAGCAAAACGGTGCGCCATTAAAAGGCTTAATTTTAGACCTGCGTGACGACCCCGGCGGCCTGCTTAACGGTGCAGTCGGCGTATCGGCTGCTTTCCTGCCGAATGATGTGAATGTGGTCAGCACCAAAGGCCGCGACGGCAAAGCCGGTATGGTATTAAAAGCCACGCCTGAAGATTACATCTTATCCAGCGGCAAAGACCCGCTTGATGGTTTACCTGCCGAGCTGAAAACCATTCCGATGACGGTATTGATTAACTCAGGCTCTGCTTCTGCTTCGGAAATTGTGGCCGGTGCGCTGCAAGACCACAAACGCGCCGTAGTCGTTGGCACACAAAGCTTCGGCAAAGGCTCAGTGCAAACCGTGATTCCGTTGTCCAACGGCAGCGCGGTTAAATTGACAACTGCCTTGTACTACACGCCAAATGACCGCTCGATTCAAGCGCAAGGCATTGTGCCGGATGTGGAAGTGAAAGACAAAGACCGCGCCTATGAAAGCCGCGAAGCCGACTTAATCGGCCATATCGGCAATCCGTTGGGCGGCGCCGATGTCAACAGCAGCAACGAAATCCCTGAAACGGTTGAAGAAGCCTTGAAGCAAGAAGCCAAACCGAAAACCGACAAGGAAAAAGAAGAAGACATCATCGCCCGCCGGACACCGAATCCGGCTAAAGACGACCAATTACGCAAAGCTTTGGATTTGGTGAAAAACCCGACCGAATGGCAAAAATCCTTAGGTTTGGCAGCGAAAAAACCAGCACCGAAAAAAGACGATAAAAAAGAAGATAAGGAATAA
- a CDS encoding ABC transporter ATP-binding protein, translating into MTATTASSAKPYLQIQGLVKKFGDNYAVDNIDLDIYQHEIFALLGSSGSGKSTLLRMLAGMEIPNQGKIILDGQDITKLAPYDRPINMMFQSYALFPHMTVEQNIAFGLKQDKMPKGEIDARVEEMLRLVQMTKFAKRKPHQMSGGQQQRIALARSLAKRPKILLLDEPLGALDKKLRQQTQLELVNTLEQVGVTCIMVTHDQEEAMTMATRVAIMSDGQLQQVGTPSDVYDYPNSRFTAEFIGETNIFEGVVVEDHADYAIIQCEGLENHVRIDHGLGGPAEQDLWVSIRPEDIDVYKDKPEHLGNYNWAQGTVKEIAYLGSFAIYHIQLPNGRVIKSQVPAPYWYVRNITPPTWDETVYVSWPENQPTPLFR; encoded by the coding sequence ATGACCGCAACCACTGCGTCTTCTGCCAAACCTTATTTGCAAATCCAAGGTTTGGTGAAAAAGTTTGGTGACAATTACGCTGTCGATAACATCGACTTGGATATCTATCAACACGAAATCTTCGCCCTTTTGGGCAGCTCGGGCAGTGGTAAATCGACGCTGCTGCGTATGCTGGCGGGCATGGAAATCCCGAATCAGGGCAAAATTATTCTGGATGGCCAAGATATTACCAAGCTGGCGCCGTATGACCGCCCGATTAACATGATGTTCCAAAGCTATGCCCTATTCCCGCACATGACAGTCGAGCAAAACATCGCCTTCGGTCTGAAGCAGGACAAAATGCCCAAAGGCGAAATTGATGCGCGCGTGGAAGAAATGCTGCGCTTGGTGCAGATGACCAAATTTGCCAAACGTAAACCGCATCAAATGTCCGGCGGTCAACAGCAGCGTATCGCCTTGGCACGCAGCTTGGCAAAGCGCCCGAAAATTTTGTTGCTTGACGAACCATTGGGCGCACTTGATAAAAAACTGCGCCAACAGACCCAATTGGAATTGGTGAACACGCTTGAGCAAGTGGGCGTAACCTGCATCATGGTGACACACGACCAAGAAGAAGCCATGACCATGGCAACGCGCGTGGCCATTATGTCTGACGGCCAATTGCAGCAAGTCGGCACCCCAAGCGATGTGTACGATTACCCAAATAGCCGCTTTACCGCTGAATTTATCGGTGAAACCAATATTTTCGAAGGCGTTGTGGTGGAAGACCATGCCGATTACGCGATTATCCAATGCGAAGGCTTGGAAAACCATGTGCGTATTGACCACGGTTTGGGGGGGCCTGCCGAGCAAGATTTGTGGGTGAGCATTCGTCCGGAAGACATCGATGTATACAAAGACAAACCTGAGCATTTGGGCAATTACAACTGGGCGCAAGGCACGGTTAAAGAAATCGCCTACTTGGGCAGCTTTGCCATCTACCATATCCAATTGCCAAACGGCCGCGTAATTAAGAGCCAAGTACCGGCGCCTTACTGGTATGTGCGCAATATTACCCCGCCGACTTGGGATGAAACCGTTTACGTAAGCTGGCCTGAAAACCAACCTACTCCGTTGTTCCGATAA
- a CDS encoding ABC transporter permease subunit, which produces MNLTQLKKKLFRKPGQRMVIGIPYLWLLVLFLIPFAIVLKISFAEQEIAIPPFTPLTTYDEDFRRLNILLSFQNYADIFQNFWATLGQLLNPFSNSNGENIYLLTYWSSIKTALTTTIICLLIGYPTAYAISRANPSIRNGLLLAIMLPFWTSFLLRVYAWMGLLGHNGIINNFLMKNGIISQPLDLFYNAFSLNLVMVYAYLPFMILPLYTQLVKLDGRLLEAASDLGAGPIKSFFTITLPLSKTGIIAGSMLVFVPAVGEFVIPELVGGSENLMIGKVLWQAFFDQNNWPLASAVAVVMVILLVIPIALYQHYDNRQIEEGSK; this is translated from the coding sequence ATGAATTTAACCCAATTAAAGAAAAAGCTGTTCCGCAAGCCGGGGCAGCGCATGGTGATTGGCATCCCGTATTTGTGGCTGCTGGTGCTGTTTCTGATTCCGTTTGCGATCGTGCTGAAAATCAGCTTCGCCGAGCAGGAAATTGCGATTCCGCCGTTTACACCGCTCACTACTTACGATGAAGATTTCCGCCGTCTGAATATTCTGCTCAGTTTCCAAAACTATGCGGATATTTTCCAGAATTTCTGGGCGACGTTGGGTCAATTGCTTAATCCGTTCAGCAACAGCAACGGCGAAAACATTTATCTGCTGACTTATTGGTCTTCGATTAAAACCGCGCTGACGACAACCATCATCTGTCTGCTTATCGGCTATCCTACGGCCTATGCCATTTCCCGCGCTAATCCGTCGATTCGTAACGGCTTGCTGCTGGCGATTATGTTGCCGTTTTGGACATCATTCTTGCTGCGTGTTTACGCATGGATGGGCTTATTGGGACACAACGGCATCATCAACAACTTCTTGATGAAAAACGGCATCATCAGTCAGCCGCTGGATTTGTTCTACAACGCATTTTCCTTAAATCTGGTGATGGTTTACGCCTATTTGCCGTTTATGATTCTGCCTTTGTACACGCAATTGGTGAAACTCGACGGCCGCTTACTGGAAGCCGCTTCCGATTTGGGCGCCGGACCGATTAAATCATTCTTCACCATTACCCTGCCGTTGTCGAAAACCGGCATCATTGCAGGCTCTATGCTGGTATTCGTACCGGCAGTTGGTGAATTTGTGATTCCGGAATTGGTTGGCGGCTCAGAAAACCTGATGATCGGTAAAGTATTATGGCAGGCATTCTTTGACCAAAACAACTGGCCGCTGGCTTCTGCCGTTGCCGTGGTGATGGTGATTCTGCTGGTGATTCCAATTGCGCTGTATCAGCATTACGACAACCGTCAAATTGAAGAAGGATCGAAATAA
- a CDS encoding L-lactate MFS transporter has protein sequence MKFLDREATIAKPGFNRWLVPPAALAVHLAIGQIYAYSVFNAPLTKVIGITESTAGDWKLTTVGWIFSIALAVLGASAAMFGTWMERVGPRKAMFVAACCFSLGFLVSAIGVSTHNLALLYLGNGVIGGIGLGLGYIGPVSTLMKWFPDKPGMATGLAIMGFGGGAMVASPLSVWLMGLFSSDTSVGVAQTFVVLAFIYFALMMFGAFTIRVPAADWKPEGYVAPKVNNKLVSSNHVNVNQAMKTPQFWLLFWVLCLNITAGIGVLGQAAVMIQELFSEASVGKQAAISVGAAAGFVSLLSLFNMGGRFFWSSISDKIGRKNVYTIFFVLGSLLYVAVPSIGASGNKTLFVICFCVIMSMYGGGFAAIPAYLKDLFGTYQVGAIHGRILLAWSTAAVIGPVLVNYIRQSQIDSGIPAAQAYSVTMYIMAGLLLVGLLCNLCVKAVHEKHHEIDIHKAAASSNPDDETAISDAYLLQENIKRGGFSVWWRWALVGIPLFYGIVMVFVKSLDLFR, from the coding sequence ATGAAATTTCTAGACCGTGAGGCTACCATAGCCAAGCCGGGTTTCAATCGATGGCTGGTGCCGCCTGCGGCATTGGCCGTGCATTTGGCCATCGGCCAGATTTATGCGTATTCTGTGTTTAATGCGCCGCTGACGAAAGTAATCGGGATCACCGAATCGACGGCGGGCGATTGGAAGCTGACCACGGTCGGCTGGATTTTTAGCATTGCCTTAGCAGTATTGGGCGCATCGGCGGCGATGTTTGGTACATGGATGGAGCGTGTCGGCCCGAGAAAAGCGATGTTTGTGGCGGCCTGTTGTTTCAGCTTGGGTTTTTTGGTGTCGGCCATTGGCGTCAGCACCCACAATTTGGCTTTGCTGTATTTAGGCAATGGCGTGATTGGTGGCATTGGCTTGGGGTTGGGCTATATCGGACCGGTTTCGACTTTGATGAAATGGTTCCCCGATAAACCGGGTATGGCCACGGGTTTGGCGATTATGGGTTTCGGCGGCGGCGCGATGGTGGCATCACCTTTGTCGGTGTGGCTGATGGGGTTGTTCAGCAGCGATACTTCCGTAGGCGTGGCGCAGACGTTTGTGGTGTTGGCTTTTATTTATTTTGCTTTGATGATGTTTGGTGCGTTTACCATTCGCGTGCCAGCGGCGGATTGGAAGCCGGAAGGCTATGTTGCACCGAAAGTGAACAATAAACTGGTCAGCAGCAATCATGTCAACGTCAACCAAGCGATGAAAACGCCGCAATTTTGGCTGCTGTTTTGGGTGTTGTGCCTGAATATTACCGCCGGTATCGGTGTATTGGGGCAGGCGGCGGTGATGATTCAGGAATTGTTTTCTGAAGCTTCAGTAGGCAAGCAGGCGGCGATTAGTGTGGGGGCGGCGGCAGGTTTTGTAAGCTTGTTGAGCTTGTTTAATATGGGCGGACGTTTTTTCTGGTCGAGTATTTCCGATAAAATCGGCCGCAAAAATGTGTACACCATTTTCTTCGTGCTCGGTTCGCTGCTGTATGTTGCCGTGCCGTCGATTGGCGCCAGTGGCAACAAAACCTTATTTGTGATTTGCTTTTGCGTGATTATGTCGATGTATGGCGGCGGTTTTGCGGCGATTCCGGCTTATTTGAAAGACTTATTCGGCACTTACCAAGTGGGTGCGATTCACGGCCGGATTTTACTGGCTTGGTCAACGGCCGCGGTGATTGGTCCGGTATTGGTCAATTATATCCGCCAAAGTCAAATCGACAGCGGCATTCCGGCGGCGCAGGCGTATAGCGTGACCATGTATATTATGGCCGGTTTGCTGTTGGTGGGTTTGCTGTGTAATTTATGCGTGAAAGCCGTGCATGAAAAACACCATGAAATCGATATTCACAAAGCCGCTGCCAGCAGTAATCCTGATGATGAAACCGCAATTTCCGATGCTTATCTGCTGCAAGAAAACATTAAGCGCGGTGGTTTTTCAGTATGGTGGCGCTGGGCATTGGTGGGGATTCCGTTGTTTTACGGCATCGTGATGGTGTTCGTGAAATCATTGGATTTGTTCCGTTAG
- the radC gene encoding RadC family protein, with the protein MSIKEWPEGERPREKLLARGASALSDAELLAILLRVGTRGMSAVDLARYLLQQFGSLGKLMNADARALAAHKGMGLASFTQFAVVKEIGRRILSEELQQNMTLDNPQAAGDYLRLNLGYEKVEVSLALLLNRQNQLIAVRELSRGTVAENTVYIREIVKLALEEYADSLILAHNHPGGHARPSEADIQFTKRLAQALNLVDISLLDHFVVTAQEAYSMRQAGLMG; encoded by the coding sequence ATGAGTATTAAAGAATGGCCGGAAGGGGAAAGGCCGCGTGAAAAATTATTGGCGCGTGGTGCTTCAGCATTGAGCGATGCAGAATTACTGGCGATTTTGCTCAGAGTAGGCACACGCGGCATGAGCGCAGTGGATTTGGCGCGCTATCTGCTGCAACAGTTTGGTAGCTTGGGCAAGCTGATGAATGCGGATGCGCGTGCATTGGCGGCACATAAAGGCATGGGCTTGGCCAGCTTTACCCAGTTTGCTGTGGTTAAAGAAATCGGGCGGCGGATTTTAAGCGAAGAGTTGCAGCAAAACATGACGCTCGATAATCCGCAGGCTGCCGGTGATTATTTGCGGCTCAACTTAGGGTACGAAAAAGTCGAAGTCAGCTTGGCTTTGTTGCTTAACCGTCAAAACCAACTGATTGCCGTGCGTGAATTGTCGCGCGGCACGGTGGCGGAAAACACGGTTTATATCCGAGAGATCGTCAAACTGGCGCTTGAAGAATACGCCGATAGCTTGATTCTCGCCCACAATCACCCGGGCGGACATGCGAGGCCGTCTGAAGCGGATATTCAGTTTACCAAGAGATTGGCGCAGGCGTTGAATTTGGTGGATATTTCGTTGTTGGATCATTTTGTAGTGACAGCACAGGAGGCTTATTCCATGCGGCAGGCGGGGTTGATGGGCTAA
- a CDS encoding DUF1841 family protein, with amino-acid sequence MYDVNTHDVRRFFAYVWQHRFTPLQLDGLQQKALRIIEAHPEYEHYLADIDNYLDKNWLPEDGESNPFLHMSLHLSLQEQAAIDQPPGIRAIHAQLCARYHDDWIRAEHEMMDALAETLWEAQRYGRGLDVNAYMTRLRKLVGLGQEEHARLNPHDVGLSDKISERE; translated from the coding sequence ATGTATGATGTTAACACACACGATGTGCGCCGTTTCTTTGCCTATGTTTGGCAACACCGCTTCACGCCGCTGCAACTAGATGGCTTGCAACAAAAGGCTTTGCGCATCATTGAAGCGCATCCGGAATATGAACATTATTTGGCTGACATCGACAATTATTTAGATAAAAACTGGCTGCCGGAAGATGGGGAAAGCAATCCTTTTTTACATATGTCGCTGCATTTGTCTTTGCAGGAACAAGCGGCCATCGACCAGCCGCCGGGCATTCGGGCGATACATGCGCAATTGTGCGCGCGTTATCATGATGACTGGATTCGCGCCGAGCATGAGATGATGGACGCGCTGGCGGAAACCTTGTGGGAAGCGCAGCGCTATGGTCGCGGTTTGGATGTGAATGCCTATATGACACGTTTGCGTAAACTAGTCGGCTTGGGGCAGGAAGAGCACGCGCGGTTGAATCCGCATGACGTGGGTTTGTCCGATAAAATCAGTGAGCGTGAGTAA